The following proteins come from a genomic window of Proteiniphilum propionicum:
- the gpmA gene encoding 2,3-diphosphoglycerate-dependent phosphoglycerate mutase — translation MKQVVLIRHGESVWNKENRFTGWTDVDLSEKGVEEAHKAGKYLKKEGFRFEKAYTSYLKRAVKTLNVILDEMDLDWIPVEKTWRLNEKHYGMLQGLNKAETAEKYGDEQVLIWRRSYDVPPTPLDKGDERSPFQDPRYKDVDEKDLPLTEALIHTVERILPYWNNTIVPEMKNLNQVIVAAHGNSLRGIIKHLKNISDEDIVSLNLPTAVPYVFEFDDDMNLQRDYFLGDPEEIKKLMDAVANQGKAK, via the coding sequence ATGAAACAAGTAGTCTTAATTCGCCACGGCGAAAGTGTTTGGAACAAAGAGAACCGTTTTACCGGATGGACAGACGTTGATCTATCGGAGAAAGGTGTGGAAGAGGCACATAAAGCGGGTAAATATCTGAAGAAAGAGGGTTTCAGGTTCGAAAAAGCCTATACATCCTACCTGAAAAGAGCTGTAAAAACATTGAATGTAATTCTTGATGAAATGGATCTGGATTGGATTCCGGTTGAAAAAACATGGCGTTTGAATGAAAAACACTACGGCATGCTGCAGGGTTTAAACAAAGCTGAGACAGCCGAAAAATATGGTGATGAACAGGTGCTTATCTGGCGAAGGAGCTACGATGTACCACCCACTCCTCTTGATAAAGGCGATGAACGTTCTCCGTTTCAAGACCCCCGTTACAAAGATGTTGACGAAAAAGATCTTCCACTTACAGAAGCTTTGATACACACTGTGGAAAGAATTTTGCCCTACTGGAACAACACAATAGTTCCGGAAATGAAAAACCTGAACCAGGTGATTGTTGCTGCACACGGGAACAGCTTGCGGGGTATTATCAAACACCTGAAAAATATATCGGACGAAGATATAGTAAGCCTCAACTTACCTACTGCAGTCCCATATGTTTTTGAATTCGATGATGATATGAATCTGCAAAGAGACTATTTCCTGGGAGATCCTGAAGAGATAAAAAAACTGATGGATGCCGTAGCTAATCAGGGAAAAGCGAAATGA
- a CDS encoding MATE family efflux transporter — MRTNRELEFQTKKISKLVWDYALPGIVGTTVNALYNVIGRIFIGQGVGALAISGLAITFPVMTLTSSIGMLVGSGAAARISISLGKKDKLTSEQILGNSLLLTIILNAIFISLFIIFLDPILMAFGASELTLPYARDYLQIVLTGNVFVSLCYNFNAMMRASGYPKKAMFTMLIGAVINLILTPLFLYVFDLGIKGVAWATVISMFIGMLFVMHHFTRRNSLIRLRWRYIRLNKKIILSIISIGLSPFSMQVAGSAVAVLMNQSLLRYGGDLAVGAYGIINTVLMIFLMIILGLNQGTQPIIGYNYGARNFRRVLETLSYSLKVATVITILGFVCGQFFPGIFAAAFTTDTELLSITERGIRISIAALPLVGFQIVASSFFQSLGYAAKSIIQSLSRQLIFLVPGIIIFPRYLNLDGLWIAIPVSDTLAALLSLYLLVIQIRHLKNMEKEEKDNIGNSVQKK, encoded by the coding sequence TTGCGAACAAACAGAGAACTGGAATTTCAAACAAAGAAGATAAGCAAACTTGTTTGGGATTACGCGCTCCCGGGCATTGTTGGGACAACGGTAAACGCGTTGTACAATGTGATTGGCCGTATTTTTATCGGCCAGGGGGTGGGTGCATTGGCAATTTCAGGCCTTGCCATCACCTTTCCGGTTATGACTCTTACCTCCTCAATTGGTATGCTTGTGGGATCGGGAGCAGCAGCCCGCATTTCAATAAGCCTGGGGAAAAAAGATAAACTTACCTCTGAACAGATCCTAGGCAACTCGCTCCTGCTTACAATTATCCTCAATGCCATTTTTATTTCACTGTTCATAATCTTTCTGGATCCTATACTGATGGCGTTCGGCGCTAGCGAGCTCACCCTGCCATATGCGCGTGATTACCTGCAAATTGTGCTTACCGGGAATGTATTTGTAAGCCTTTGCTACAACTTTAACGCCATGATGCGTGCTTCAGGATACCCTAAAAAGGCAATGTTCACTATGCTCATAGGGGCCGTTATCAATCTTATCCTTACTCCTCTGTTTCTATACGTGTTCGATTTGGGAATAAAAGGTGTAGCATGGGCTACCGTAATCTCAATGTTCATCGGAATGCTGTTTGTTATGCATCACTTTACCCGGAGAAACAGTTTAATACGCCTGCGGTGGAGATATATTCGTCTTAACAAAAAAATAATCCTTTCCATAATCTCAATTGGGCTATCCCCATTCAGCATGCAAGTAGCAGGGTCGGCTGTGGCAGTTCTTATGAACCAGTCGCTTTTGCGTTACGGTGGCGATTTGGCTGTAGGTGCTTACGGTATCATCAACACCGTGCTTATGATCTTCCTGATGATTATCCTTGGCCTTAACCAGGGTACACAGCCCATAATCGGTTATAATTACGGTGCACGTAATTTCAGGAGAGTACTGGAAACTCTCAGCTATTCACTTAAAGTTGCTACAGTAATAACAATACTGGGCTTTGTTTGCGGTCAGTTTTTCCCTGGAATTTTTGCTGCTGCTTTCACCACCGATACCGAACTGCTTTCAATTACTGAAAGAGGCATAAGGATATCGATAGCCGCACTGCCGCTTGTGGGCTTTCAAATTGTAGCATCAAGCTTTTTCCAGAGCCTTGGCTATGCTGCTAAATCTATAATACAGAGTCTAAGCCGGCAGTTGATCTTTCTTGTGCCGGGAATTATCATCTTCCCTCGCTACCTTAATCTTGACGGCTTATGGATAGCGATACCCGTATCAGATACACTGGCAGCATTGCTGTCGCTCTATCTCCTGGTAATACAAATTCGCCATCTCAAAAATATGGAAAAAGAAGAAAAAGACAACATCGGTAATTCTGTACAGAAGAAATGA
- a CDS encoding YifB family Mg chelatase-like AAA ATPase: MLVKVFGAAVQGIDATLITIEVNCSRGIRFLLVGLPDASVKESHERIVSALEVNGLKFPRKQIVINMSPADIRKEGSAYDLPLAVGILAASGTLRPEMLNNYLMMGELSLDGSILPIRGALSIALMAKESGFKGFILPEDNAKEAAVVKGLDVYGVKNIRDVADFFNGEKELVRTEVDIKSEFLNNRSSFEFDFSDVKGQENVKRALEVAAAGGHNVLMVGPPGSGKSMMAKRIPSILPPFSFDEALETTRIHSVAGKTALNRPLMTERPFRSPHHTISDVAMVGGGTYPQPGEISLAHNGVLFLDELPEFNRSVLEVMRQPLEDRKITISRAKFTVNYPAGFMLVSAMNPCPCGFYNHPGKECVCPPGSIQRYLNKISGPLLDRIDIQIEIVPVPFEKISGDAPAEHSTDICKRVMRSRDIQISRFRNMDGIYCNAQMTGKMLRKYASPDSAGLRLLKMAMERLNLSARAYSRILKVSRTIADLEESEHIKPAHLAEAISYRNLDRDNWGE; encoded by the coding sequence ACGTTTTCTCTTGGTAGGGTTGCCTGATGCTTCCGTTAAGGAGAGCCATGAACGTATTGTTTCCGCCCTCGAGGTGAATGGATTGAAGTTCCCTCGTAAACAGATAGTTATAAACATGTCTCCTGCCGACATCCGTAAAGAGGGATCGGCGTATGACCTGCCATTAGCTGTGGGCATACTTGCCGCTTCGGGAACCCTGAGACCTGAAATGTTAAATAACTATCTGATGATGGGGGAGTTGTCGCTTGACGGTAGCATCCTCCCCATAAGGGGAGCTCTCTCTATCGCGCTCATGGCCAAGGAGAGCGGTTTTAAAGGATTCATACTTCCCGAGGATAACGCAAAAGAAGCTGCTGTTGTGAAAGGATTGGATGTCTACGGAGTTAAAAACATCCGTGATGTGGCCGACTTTTTTAATGGTGAAAAGGAGCTTGTTCGCACCGAAGTGGATATCAAGAGTGAGTTTTTGAATAACCGGTCATCTTTCGAGTTCGATTTTTCTGATGTGAAAGGGCAGGAGAATGTGAAGCGTGCACTGGAGGTAGCTGCTGCCGGTGGGCACAACGTCTTAATGGTAGGTCCTCCCGGTTCAGGTAAATCGATGATGGCAAAACGTATTCCTTCCATATTGCCGCCTTTCTCATTTGATGAGGCTCTGGAGACAACCAGGATACATAGCGTTGCCGGGAAAACCGCACTGAACAGGCCGCTTATGACAGAACGGCCGTTTAGATCACCCCATCATACAATCAGTGATGTGGCAATGGTTGGGGGCGGTACTTATCCCCAACCTGGTGAGATAAGCCTGGCACACAATGGAGTACTATTCCTGGATGAGCTGCCGGAATTTAACCGGAGTGTACTTGAGGTGATGAGGCAACCGCTTGAAGATCGTAAAATCACTATCTCCAGGGCTAAATTCACAGTCAACTATCCGGCCGGTTTCATGCTTGTTTCAGCTATGAACCCATGTCCATGTGGTTTTTACAATCATCCCGGCAAGGAGTGTGTATGCCCACCCGGATCGATACAGAGATATCTGAATAAAATTTCGGGCCCTTTACTCGATAGGATAGATATTCAGATAGAGATTGTTCCCGTTCCTTTTGAAAAAATTTCAGGCGATGCTCCGGCCGAGCATAGTACTGATATATGTAAGAGGGTGATGAGGTCACGAGATATACAGATTAGCAGGTTCAGAAATATGGATGGAATTTATTGCAATGCTCAAATGACAGGGAAGATGTTGCGTAAATATGCCTCTCCCGACAGTGCAGGCTTAAGGCTATTGAAGATGGCTATGGAGAGGCTCAACCTTTCAGCCCGTGCTTACAGCCGCATCCTGAAGGTTTCACGAACCATTGCCGACCTGGAAGAAAGCGAGCATATAAAACCGGCCCATCTGGCAGAAGCCATTAGCTACCGGAACCTCGACAGAGATAATTGGGGAGAGTAA
- a CDS encoding transposase: MAKKQFVPEYEYFCYCSNLKGLDALQLHTLYGSRSESENWIEQTKNSLCAGKTITHDFWVNDILWQLSSFAYSLSVLMRYRGDFWVWRQEHSTFREWFIRVPGKVVKSGRQVTVKMPKEYYRKAGWRDFEQRITTTMTG; encoded by the coding sequence TTGGCGAAAAAACAATTTGTACCCGAGTATGAGTACTTTTGCTATTGCTCGAACCTGAAAGGATTGGATGCCTTGCAGCTCCATACCCTTTATGGATCCCGATCAGAGAGTGAGAATTGGATCGAGCAAACCAAAAACTCGCTTTGTGCGGGAAAAACCATCACGCATGATTTTTGGGTAAACGATATTCTTTGGCAACTTTCGTCATTTGCCTACAGTTTATCGGTGCTCATGCGATACCGGGGCGACTTTTGGGTTTGGCGCCAAGAGCACTCTACCTTCCGAGAATGGTTTATCCGAGTGCCGGGTAAAGTGGTGAAATCCGGCAGGCAGGTCACGGTAAAAATGCCTAAGGAGTATTACCGAAAAGCGGGGTGGCGTGATTTTGAGCAGCGAATAACGACAACGATGACCGGATGA
- a CDS encoding TlpA family protein disulfide reductase, whose amino-acid sequence MKYVNFCLIALTSIALSAGSVKNGVPSTGFYPGEAMPDIVLTDLGGEYRNLHDYSGRKVVVNFWATYDAQSRARNVQLYNYLRMNNLDVEFLSIAFDKNRNVVQRTMALDKLENIPQFCEVKGTDSEVYKDFKLDKGFRSYLIDENGVITAINLTPDDLKNIL is encoded by the coding sequence ATGAAGTACGTGAACTTTTGCCTTATTGCATTGACTTCAATTGCACTATCGGCTGGTTCTGTGAAAAATGGAGTGCCTTCCACTGGTTTTTATCCGGGAGAAGCAATGCCTGACATTGTTTTGACGGATCTGGGAGGAGAATATCGGAACTTGCACGATTACTCAGGCCGAAAAGTTGTGGTAAATTTCTGGGCTACTTATGATGCCCAATCCAGAGCGAGAAATGTTCAACTGTATAATTATTTAAGAATGAATAATTTAGATGTTGAATTTCTTTCAATCGCCTTTGACAAAAACAGGAATGTGGTGCAAAGGACAATGGCTTTGGATAAATTGGAGAATATACCTCAGTTTTGTGAGGTAAAAGGAACCGATTCAGAGGTATATAAAGATTTTAAACTGGACAAGGGTTTCCGCAGTTACTTAATTGATGAGAATGGAGTTATTACAGCGATCAATCTCACTCCTGATGATTTAAAAAACATTCTTTAA
- a CDS encoding M15 family metallopeptidase has translation MKISFYFFPINLSLLLILLSACTENKKKLQPLPRSCESVCHIEKRESAVDTIVDSSYSIEEAVAGSNAPQKIIDQLELSDVTYLSTDGKIHRGQILSNRIIAADLRHLFEYMLNEGFVIEKAIPIVKYNWNDSLSMDDNNTYSFCYRDISYSKHASGMAIDINPRFNPLRWKDPNLPNQPQGAVQDTTVNGTLHPGHPVVKEFAKLGFRWGHTFTKFYDDHHFEKR, from the coding sequence ATGAAAATCTCATTCTATTTTTTCCCAATTAATTTATCGTTGTTGTTGATTTTATTATCAGCATGTACCGAAAACAAAAAAAAGTTGCAACCTCTTCCCCGGTCTTGCGAATCTGTGTGTCATATTGAAAAGAGAGAGTCAGCAGTAGATACAATAGTAGATTCAAGTTATAGCATTGAAGAGGCGGTTGCCGGCTCAAACGCTCCGCAAAAAATAATCGATCAGCTGGAGCTGTCAGACGTTACCTATCTCTCAACAGACGGGAAGATTCATCGCGGGCAGATTCTCTCAAACCGCATAATTGCAGCCGACCTCCGTCACCTTTTCGAGTATATGCTCAACGAAGGATTTGTAATTGAAAAGGCCATCCCTATCGTTAAATACAACTGGAACGACAGCCTGTCTATGGACGACAACAACACATACAGCTTCTGCTACCGGGATATCTCATATTCAAAACATGCGAGCGGAATGGCTATCGACATTAACCCACGTTTCAACCCGTTACGCTGGAAAGATCCCAATCTTCCCAACCAGCCACAAGGGGCTGTGCAGGATACCACGGTCAATGGGACACTACATCCCGGTCATCCTGTTGTAAAAGAGTTTGCCAAGCTAGGTTTTCGCTGGGGCCACACTTTCACAAAATTCTATGACGACCACCATTTTGAGAAGAGATGA
- a CDS encoding DUF5106 domain-containing protein — translation MMRYFSSIITVVAMIMAISCTSSKNAQSDARDEIYEGDRIIVPDTFVLPKIPGTLTNPDERAKYLVSHYWERFDFADNTLIQRPEITEQAFVDYINLLDYVTKEVADASFVYTLSKAQADTAMYRHFVSLFEKYFYEPNSPFRNDEYYLKVLQETAGSPLLTDEIKSRYRFQLDMAMKNRIGQKANNINFTTVSGQTLRLYDLRSEYTLLMFTNPGCHACEAVTSRLNMSKALNDALALNNQLRTMLTILTVYPENDPDRWCDHLTELPGGWIHGYDKGMEINRERLYDIKAYPTLYLLDRNKRVILKDTSIEAIETFFSVKM, via the coding sequence ATGATGAGATACTTTTCTTCAATTATAACAGTTGTTGCAATGATAATGGCCATCTCCTGTACATCAAGCAAGAACGCACAATCTGATGCCAGGGATGAAATTTATGAGGGAGACAGGATAATTGTGCCCGATACTTTTGTATTGCCTAAAATACCGGGAACATTGACAAATCCTGATGAAAGGGCAAAATATCTGGTAAGCCATTATTGGGAGAGGTTCGATTTTGCCGATAACACTCTTATTCAACGTCCGGAAATTACTGAGCAGGCTTTTGTTGATTATATCAACCTTCTCGATTATGTTACAAAGGAGGTGGCCGATGCTTCCTTTGTCTATACATTGAGTAAAGCACAAGCTGACACCGCTATGTACAGGCATTTCGTTTCGTTGTTTGAAAAATACTTTTACGAGCCCAACTCTCCTTTCCGCAACGACGAGTATTATCTAAAGGTGTTACAGGAGACAGCCGGTTCACCCCTTTTAACGGATGAAATTAAATCGCGATACCGGTTTCAGCTTGATATGGCTATGAAGAACCGTATAGGGCAGAAAGCCAATAACATAAACTTTACAACTGTTTCGGGTCAAACCCTAAGGTTGTATGACCTCAGAAGTGAATACACCCTGCTTATGTTTACCAATCCCGGATGCCATGCCTGCGAAGCAGTGACAAGCCGGTTGAATATGTCGAAAGCATTGAACGATGCTCTTGCCCTGAACAACCAGTTGCGTACAATGCTAACCATACTTACCGTTTATCCTGAGAATGATCCGGACAGATGGTGTGATCATCTGACGGAATTGCCCGGAGGGTGGATACATGGCTATGATAAGGGCATGGAGATAAACAGGGAGAGATTATACGACATAAAGGCTTATCCAACTCTATATTTGCTGGACAGGAATAAAAGAGTGATTTTAAAAGATACCTCAATAGAAGCAATAGAAACCTTCTTCTCTGTAAAAATGTGA
- a CDS encoding transposase — MQYKNSKKISFTASSVKKEFSSEQLTSYSGLSVTSDFINHCGIYRRLEHLFPTTRHNASRFSTAQILSSVLLASLCGVHRLKRIENFTFDALVSRLLKLPKNIDEDTIRRHLTGLGERGARSLHELLLDFTGLQVSRCGLKRVTLDCDSSTFTVYGNQQGAEVGYNSHKKGAKSYHPILCFVTEMKLLVNSWLRPGSSYTSNGVCEFVKETLAALPQKVEKVFFRADSGFFNGGLFDLLEEGKHEYLVKVKLKNLKDLLAGQTWQPVDPRTATCRFIHQCSGWRNPRMFYAVRIIKQMVEVDYFGEKTICTRV; from the coding sequence ATGCAATACAAAAATAGTAAAAAAATCTCATTTACTGCCAGTTCAGTAAAGAAAGAGTTCAGTTCAGAACAATTAACGTCATATTCAGGGTTAAGCGTAACCTCTGATTTTATCAACCATTGCGGCATTTATCGTCGGTTGGAACATCTTTTCCCAACCACCCGGCACAATGCAAGCCGTTTCAGTACAGCCCAAATACTCTCAAGTGTCCTGTTGGCTTCGTTGTGCGGTGTTCACCGTTTGAAGCGGATTGAAAATTTCACCTTTGACGCCTTGGTTTCCCGCTTGTTGAAGTTACCCAAGAACATTGACGAGGACACCATACGCCGCCATTTGACAGGTTTGGGTGAAAGGGGCGCCCGTTCGCTTCACGAGTTGTTATTGGATTTTACCGGCTTGCAAGTTTCCCGTTGCGGGTTAAAACGCGTGACGCTTGATTGCGACTCAAGCACATTTACCGTTTACGGCAACCAACAAGGAGCTGAAGTGGGTTACAACTCGCATAAAAAGGGCGCGAAAAGCTATCACCCCATCTTATGTTTCGTCACGGAGATGAAACTGCTTGTCAATTCGTGGCTCCGCCCGGGTTCAAGCTACACCTCAAACGGCGTTTGTGAATTTGTCAAAGAAACCTTGGCCGCTCTTCCCCAAAAGGTGGAGAAGGTTTTTTTCAGGGCAGACAGCGGCTTTTTCAATGGTGGATTGTTTGATTTGCTGGAAGAGGGCAAACATGAATATTTGGTGAAAGTAAAGCTGAAAAACCTGAAAGATTTGCTTGCCGGGCAGACATGGCAACCGGTTGACCCACGGACGGCGACCTGCCGGTTTATACATCAATGTAGCGGTTGGAGGAATCCCCGCATGTTTTATGCCGTGCGCATCATAAAGCAAATGGTTGAAGTCGATTATTTTGGCGAAAAAACAATTTGTACCCGAGTATGA
- a CDS encoding DNA polymerase III subunit gamma/tau has product MDTFIVSARKYRPSTFRSVVGQEALTTTLKNAIAGNKLAHAYLFSGPRGVGKTTCARIFAKTINCLNPTYEHEACNNCESCVAFNEQRSYNIHELDAASNNGVEDIRTLIDQVRIPPQIGKYKVYIIDEVHMLSQSAFNSFLKTLEEPPSHAIFILATTEKHKIIPTILSRCQVYDFNRINISDIVEHLQYVAKQEGVDSEPEALNIIAQKADGGMRDALSIFDQTVSYTGGNITYKAVIENLNVLDYEYYFRLSDAILEGSVVNCLLILNDILNSGFEGQYIISGIASHFRDLLVCKDKDTVQLFQVGASIRERYIDMAKRCSNNFLYQAIEIANDCDLNYRLSKNKRLLLELTLIRLCQLTETPTNNKKEEKTVIKPIESRREPAEKANIESVKSKSANTARVDTESSGGKTAYAGKVDAESGGDKAAVGKVDAESAEENKRASAEKEANKDEAHIQKRKLPGDKTKQTKNSIQKQQEIPSSLKKKTVSLSGMGISLASLTNRKNEEPNEEEAEIIQVGSNLFSEEELVTAWEEYAKNLDEEKLLKNTMSLYLPKMLSDTVFEVEVNTELNKQYLNDNSYSILSFLREKLQNGEISMTIKIAEGNAIKKALTSREIFDEMVSQNPSLQKLSDEFGLELS; this is encoded by the coding sequence ATGGATACTTTCATTGTTTCTGCAAGAAAATACAGGCCCTCAACCTTTCGTTCAGTGGTGGGGCAAGAGGCGCTTACAACAACGCTAAAAAATGCCATTGCCGGGAATAAGCTGGCACATGCTTATCTTTTCAGCGGGCCTCGTGGTGTTGGAAAAACCACATGTGCGCGCATTTTCGCTAAAACCATAAACTGCCTGAACCCCACTTATGAACATGAAGCATGCAACAATTGCGAGTCGTGTGTGGCTTTTAACGAACAGCGCTCATACAATATTCATGAACTGGATGCCGCTTCCAACAACGGGGTTGAAGACATCCGTACACTGATAGACCAGGTGCGCATACCCCCACAGATAGGGAAGTATAAGGTATATATTATAGACGAGGTGCACATGCTTTCACAATCGGCATTCAACTCATTTTTGAAAACTCTTGAAGAACCTCCTTCTCACGCAATTTTTATACTTGCCACAACCGAAAAGCATAAGATTATTCCCACAATCCTTTCTCGGTGCCAGGTTTACGATTTCAATCGTATCAATATATCCGATATTGTTGAACATCTGCAATATGTGGCAAAGCAGGAAGGAGTTGACTCGGAGCCTGAAGCACTTAATATTATTGCTCAGAAAGCAGACGGTGGAATGCGCGATGCTCTATCCATATTCGATCAGACGGTGAGCTACACCGGAGGAAACATCACCTACAAGGCGGTCATTGAAAACCTCAATGTTTTGGATTATGAGTACTATTTCAGGTTGTCAGACGCCATCCTTGAGGGTAGTGTGGTAAATTGCCTGCTTATACTTAATGACATCCTCAACAGTGGCTTCGAGGGACAATATATTATCAGCGGCATTGCATCACATTTCCGGGATTTACTTGTATGCAAGGACAAAGATACGGTCCAGCTTTTTCAGGTGGGGGCGTCTATTCGCGAAAGATATATAGATATGGCAAAACGATGCAGTAACAATTTTCTGTACCAGGCCATTGAAATAGCAAACGACTGTGATCTCAACTACCGGTTAAGCAAGAACAAACGACTTCTGCTGGAATTGACTCTGATAAGGCTGTGCCAGCTGACTGAGACCCCTACAAATAACAAAAAAGAAGAAAAAACAGTTATCAAACCGATAGAGTCTCGCAGGGAGCCTGCAGAAAAAGCTAATATTGAAAGCGTTAAAAGCAAATCGGCTAACACCGCAAGGGTTGATACTGAAAGCTCCGGAGGTAAAACTGCCTATGCAGGGAAGGTTGATGCTGAAAGTGGCGGAGATAAAGCAGCTGTTGGAAAGGTTGATGCTGAAAGTGCTGAAGAAAACAAAAGAGCGTCAGCAGAAAAAGAGGCAAACAAAGATGAGGCCCATATTCAAAAGCGGAAGTTGCCAGGGGATAAAACTAAACAAACAAAAAATAGCATTCAGAAACAGCAGGAGATACCTTCATCACTTAAAAAGAAAACTGTTTCTCTCTCAGGAATGGGAATATCACTCGCTTCCCTGACAAATAGAAAAAATGAAGAGCCTAATGAAGAAGAGGCTGAAATTATTCAAGTCGGTTCAAACCTATTCTCGGAGGAAGAACTTGTTACAGCATGGGAAGAGTATGCAAAAAATCTCGACGAGGAGAAACTTCTAAAAAATACGATGTCTCTCTATCTTCCAAAGATGCTGAGCGACACCGTATTTGAGGTGGAAGTAAATACTGAACTTAATAAACAGTATCTCAACGACAATAGCTACTCTATCCTTTCCTTTCTGAGAGAAAAACTGCAAAACGGAGAGATCTCAATGACAATTAAAATTGCAGAAGGAAATGCAATTAAAAAAGCACTCACCTCCCGTGAGATATTTGATGAGATGGTATCGCAAAACCCCTCACTCCAAAAACTTTCTGATGAGTTCGGACTTGAATTGAGCTAG
- a CDS encoding DUF2851 family protein: MSNKEQLLHYVWKFRLFPSGSLETTDGRKVEVIDPGTDNKDAGPDFFNAKIKIGERLWAGNVEIHSSSDEWVKHGHQSDKAYNSVILHLAEKVNREVVNERGLKIPQCELQIPEKVRRSSEYLIFSDSPLPCKNFLPSLPLKLIDSYLEELAFERLERKANDVFMHLKRFNNSWDEMFYVMLSRNFGSGLNSDMFERLALSIPYKIIQKHSDNLFQVEALFFGQAGMLDGETILDNYYEQLRNEYLFLKSKYRLQSLDGFLFRRLKIRPRSFPQVRIAQLAALLQRCGRLFPVVIDTEDNSRLRPLFYAEPSSYWHTHYSFGKISAKAAKPLGETSLNNIIINVVSPVLAAYGVKTGDEIYCKRAVDILKYLKPERNVIVNTFVETGFKPRHAFDTQALIQLRRENCDKRKCFSCRFGHAILSSGS; this comes from the coding sequence ATGTCCAATAAAGAACAACTGCTTCACTATGTGTGGAAATTCCGGCTCTTCCCTTCTGGTTCTCTCGAAACAACAGATGGCAGAAAAGTTGAAGTTATTGACCCGGGTACAGATAATAAAGATGCAGGTCCAGATTTTTTTAATGCCAAAATAAAGATAGGGGAGAGGTTATGGGCAGGTAATGTGGAGATACACAGTTCATCAGATGAGTGGGTGAAACATGGTCATCAATCTGACAAAGCTTACAATTCGGTTATTTTGCATCTGGCGGAAAAGGTTAACAGAGAGGTGGTAAATGAAAGGGGGCTGAAGATTCCGCAATGTGAATTGCAGATTCCGGAAAAAGTACGCCGGAGTTCCGAATATCTTATTTTTAGCGACAGTCCGTTGCCATGTAAAAATTTTCTCCCGTCGCTGCCGCTAAAGCTTATTGATTCCTATCTGGAAGAATTAGCTTTTGAGCGTTTGGAGCGTAAGGCCAACGATGTTTTTATGCATCTGAAACGTTTCAATAACTCCTGGGATGAGATGTTTTATGTTATGCTTTCACGTAATTTTGGTTCGGGGTTGAATTCAGATATGTTTGAGCGCCTGGCACTCTCAATACCATATAAAATTATTCAAAAGCACAGTGATAATCTTTTTCAGGTAGAGGCTCTTTTTTTCGGGCAAGCGGGAATGCTGGATGGGGAAACCATACTCGACAATTATTATGAGCAATTGCGTAATGAATACCTGTTCCTGAAGTCCAAATACCGATTGCAGAGCTTGGATGGATTTTTATTCAGAAGATTGAAAATACGTCCCCGTTCGTTTCCTCAAGTACGCATAGCTCAGCTGGCTGCCCTTTTGCAAAGATGCGGGAGATTGTTCCCGGTTGTTATTGACACAGAAGATAATAGCCGGCTGAGGCCACTGTTTTATGCAGAACCTTCCTCATACTGGCATACGCATTATTCTTTTGGAAAGATATCAGCCAAAGCTGCTAAACCCCTTGGAGAAACATCACTGAATAATATTATTATTAATGTGGTATCACCTGTCTTGGCAGCATATGGAGTAAAAACAGGCGATGAGATTTATTGTAAAAGGGCTGTTGATATTCTGAAATATTTAAAACCCGAGAGAAACGTAATTGTAAATACATTTGTGGAAACGGGTTTCAAACCACGCCATGCTTTCGATACTCAGGCTCTTATACAGTTACGGAGAGAGAATTGTGATAAACGTAAATGTTTCTCTTGCAGATTTGGGCATGCTATCCTCTCGTCGGGCAGTTAA